A window of Mustela erminea isolate mMusErm1 chromosome 19, mMusErm1.Pri, whole genome shotgun sequence genomic DNA:
CCTTCTCTCCAAACCTGGCTCCCCAATCCCTGAGGTGAGGGCTCCCATTACTATCTTTGTATTATCTTGGGGCTTGAATGTGCTCTTCCATTGTTCATCCTCACAATCCCCTGAAGGAAACATCTGTATATAAAACTATCTCCACCCCAGGACAGAGAGCTCCATAAGGGAACCAGTGATCCCAACATGATAGAAACTCTAGAACATGCATTCAATGAATGAGTGAGCAGGTTACTGGGGCTGAGAATGGTGAAACAGATCATTCCCCCAACAGGGGCTCATCATCTGCCATCCCTACCTTCTCCGTTCCACAAAGCCTGGTCCTTCAAGGACATGCTAACGTCTGGCTGTCCAAAAAGCCTATCTAGTCCCATATCTGGCTGGCCTCTCACTATCCTCCTGCCAGGTGAGTCATGAGCCTGGTGTGGtgctgaggaagtgacatttgcaCACAGCAAACCAGAAGTCCTGGCCAGGAaaaggaccccgggatcctggtCTCATTAACACCAGGATTTAACCACATGCAGCACCCTCAGGCCATGAGTCAGAGAGACCAAGAACCCAGTTCTACTACTTAAAGCAAAAACCCTTCCTAGCATCCTCCCACCTGCTTTACCCCCACCATGGCTTCCCAATTCCTCTAATTCTTCATTGGAAGCTGAGGACTCCCTACAGGGCACAAGGATTGACAACCAAATGCCTACAGAGGTCAAGAAAAGATGTAAGTGGGGCAGCTCAAAGGAAACCCATGGTACTTTCTTTTTATCTGACACTTCCCAGGACACAAGTACATGAAATCTTTCCTTTACTTAAATTCTCCataagggggggcgcctgggtggctcagtgggttaaagcccctgccttcagctcaggtcatgatcccagggttctgggatcgagccccgcatcgggctctctgctcagcagggagcctgcttcctcctctctctctgcctgcttctctgcctacttgtgatctctgtcaaataaataaataaataaataaatcttttaaaaaaaaaattctccataagGTATGCATGATAATAAATGGCAACTGATATATACCAGAATTGAAGAAAATTTCCCATTCCACAGCAGGCTGACACTTCTTGAGCAAGGACCTGCTGGACAGAACAACGCTGGGTCTCAGGTTGctggcctctctctctttcccaaaaaagcagaaaaaatcaCGATTTCTACATGAAGTAGCCCTTACAAATGTTGGCaactaactttaaaaaactgattcACATTTCCAGAGGTTAAAGGAGTTATCTACAATCATCGAGTTATCTCTTCATTAGTTTGTTAACTGTTGCCCACTAAGTGTAAACTCCGTGAAAGCAGATTTGCCTGGCTCCACTCTCGCCAACACCTGGAAGAATCTGGAACACAGCAGCAGATGCTCAAACATTTacgtaaggggcgcctgggtggctcagtgggttaaaccctctgccttcagctcaggtcatgatctctgggtcctgagatcgagccctgcatcgggcttcctgctcagcagagagcctgcttcccactctctctctgcctacttgtgatctctgtcaaataaataaataaatctttaaaaaaaaaatttacttaataaaCAAGTAAGTCAGAAACaagcaaaagcagaaaatagTTAATagcagaatatttaaaatcacatatatCCCAGGAAATGTTTATTTGGTTCCCGAAACAGTAACGTTCAATAGACCCAAAGCCAGAGTGACCCTTTCAAAACATGAGATCACACCCCTTCTTCGCTCCAAAACTTCACAGCTCTCCCGCACTCAATCAGCACGAACTCCTCACCAGAACCTTCAAGATCCTATATGATCTGGCTCCTGTTATTTCTTTGTTGCACTCACTCTGACCACCCAAACTCAactccttgttctttcttcaacATGCAGACATGCTCCCAGCTTCGCACGTGCTGCTTCCCCTTACTGCAACACTTTTCTTCCACAAATGACTCACTCCCTCACCTCCCACAACGTTTTTTTCAAGCATCACCTCTGAGACTCACCTTATTTAAAACTGACCAAGACTCCCTATTCCCCTTCTCTACATTTCTCCAGGGTACCCTCTGCCTTACTAAACGATATACTTATCAGTTATGTTTATTTATGACCACAAGGGCAAAGACtttcaaaatctattttgtttactGATGCAGCCCCCGGACAAAGAACTGTGCCTAGTACACAGCAGGCACTAAAAACATATTTCCGAAATGATGGCGCACACCCCAGTATAAGAGCTAACAATGAGTGCTTGCTATAGGCCAGGTCCTTTATACACATCACCTGTTATTTCACTGTACCTGGGGCatccctgctgccccccaccccgcacctatccctctgcctgactTAGGCTTGCCTACTTCTCTATCACTACCAACAACCTGGAAACTCCCAAAGGCCGGAGCTCGTTCTGATCTCCTTTGAGCTCCCACAGGGGCCTTTCTGCCCTGGTGCTGTCCCAGACGCGATGCCTCCCCACCATGTCCCCGCCACACACCTCGGCCTCCTCGCCGTCACTGCTGCGCTCGCTATCCTCCTCCTCGGAGAAGTTGCTGTCCTCGCTGTCCGACATCTTCTACTCTTGCAGGAAAAGACGGCGGCCTCAGTGCGTCCCCCAGACAggagccccaccccagcctcagtttccccgccaGTTCCcgggaagaagaaaaatcctttAGCGCACTTCCGGCAGCCTAGTTCTGGCAACCGTGAGACCGAAAGACTACCCTCTAAGCCACCTTCCGTGTCCCCGAGTCCGGGCTCTAAGCCTCCCTGTGCCCCAGCGAACCCCAATACTGCCACCTCAGCGTCCGACCCACTCCTCACCGCTCCGGTTCCACCTCAGTCTTCGGTACCAGCAGCTGTTCACACGACGCCAGGCCGAGACTGACGTGCCCTCTCGCGAGAACCTACTCGTTGGTCTCGTCTAACGCGAGATTTCCGGGGCTAATCTCCGGCGACGCACATCCAGGACGCCATCTTGAACGTGGCAGATCTGTCTTAACGTAGAGCATGGAGTCGACATCTCGGGAAGGTCAAAGAGGGGTAGAGTTACTCCCCTTCTCCGAACCGGCTTTTCCAGCTACAGGAGTTCGTGCTTGAATTTACTAATGAGGTGTGTCAAGCCGTGAGGAGTCAGGGAATGACCAAATAATAATGAGTTAGCAAAGACATCAGACTTTTATCTCCTAGACCCTCTAAAACATTCCTAGGAGGTAAGTATCCCCATTTTGctgacaaggaaactgaagctcagaaaaaaTTAACTGCTCAGTGGCCGACTAAGGCTCCTCCCCAAGTTTGGGTAATCCTGAAAACCCTTGTTTTCCTTTACAGATCCCCAAGTTTAAGTCCATGTGAATTTACATATTAGTAATTATTTGTCTGACGGTGGCAAAGAGGACCgggtatgagagagagaggtaggaaaaATTAATCTGatgaagggagaaacagatcagaaacctttaaaaacatattGCTAAAATTTCTTGCATAAGCATTGAGACACCTGGATTCAATTTACAGAAATTTAATATGCACCTAGTTACAGGGTAGTATAGTGTGGTTGGCCCACCAGCTGGCTCACAGGACAGCTACTAGGGAATGAGTATACCACACGTGCGTGCCTATAGGAGCACACACTCCCTGATCCAACAACCCCAGACTGAAACCAacgcgggggtggggaggaaagccTGGTTGCTCTATAACAATGTTTCCCCTTCTTAAAGCAGGCTTGGTTCCCTTAAACAGCAGCTCTTCAAAACAGGATTCCACGTACAAAATGCCTTTTGATGTTGCTGCAGGAATGAGAGGGAACAGTAATTTCCCCGCCACAGGAAGTTTGGTGTGTCCGTGGTTCCCAACGCTCAACCCCAGCAGTACAGAAGATGATGCAAGAAGAGAGTGATGCACTGTAGCtgcaaagtggaaacaacccgaTAGCCATCATAAAGACAGTGGATAAAACAAATTGGGGTGCATCTATACAATGGGATAGTAATAAGCTGTTGATAAGcacatgaatgaatctcagaaacatcatgctgagtgaaagaagccaaacactaGCATGGATATATGTACCTACTACAATTCCCTTCATATGAAACTCTAGAGAAAGCAAAACTGATCTCTACACTCAGCAGATTAGTGGGTGTCTACTACTGGAGGTGAAGACTGACGGGAAGGGGCATGAGGGATGCTCCGGGGTGATGGAAATGTGGCTATGTGTATACCTTTGTCAGAACTCAttgaaatgtacacttaaaatgtatGCTATCTATCTGTAAATTACACCTCAATGAAGTTGATTTTAAATCTATGGTGTTCAGAATCTGCCAGAGACCAATTATCAAAATCTCTGGGATGGGGCTTAACCATCAGTATTACTTCAAAGCTCTCCAGGTGGTAATTATTTGCAGTCAGGGACTTGAGGAACAAGACTCCCCTTGTCCTCTAGGGGTGGGATTAGGTTAGAAGACACCTGTGCCATGCTTTGTCCCTTCCTCatagaggagagaggagggagtatCTGAGAGGGAGAACAGGACCAGATGGGGGCCCCCACACCCTAGGAGGCCAGAGATTTCAGGCTTCAGATCttatcttcctccttctctcctcttccccttggCTCCTTGGACAGCACATGAAGTCCTCTGGCCTAGAAGGAGAAGGCTTAGGACTGGAAGCTGGGGCTAGAGACCAcgtcctctccccctctctcaaacaaGCCTCTCCAGCAGCAGTACCAGGCAGTCTGTGTCCTCCCAGACTCATGCTGAGGGCCGGTGCCGAGCACATGCCCCCTGTAATAACTCCAAGAGCTTGgccagaaagagagggacaggtCTCTGGGGATGTCCTTCGCAGGGTGGACAAGGGCCCTGGCCAGTCACCCACAGCCGGGACCCCAGTGCATCCAGCAGACGCTGTAGCCGGAACACGGCAATCCCCAGGGATGGGCCCTCTTCGAACTGGATCACAGACAGCTCCAGCCGGAAGCACCCTAGAGTCTCAGCAGGACACACCTGTGGGGACAGAGTGACTTGGTGTCTCTGAGCAAGGGTCTGATCCCAAATCCCCAGTTCTGAACTATGACCTGGGATAATCAACCCGCCTCGTCTCTTTggccctcagttttctcatttgtaaaagagAACTCTGAAGAATTCCTAACTTCAGGGTTGATGCCCGCCTCTACCTAGGAAATGACACTTCTTTCTTAAAACACTTGGAAGTGCTGATTTTGTTAGAACAAGATACATTACCGCTCTATACCAGAAATTGACGAGCACATCCAGGGTGTGAATACTGCTCTTGTGGACGCGTGACCCTTGTGCAGTGTGTATTCTGCACATCCCTATATGGTGTCCCTAATAAATAAGCTAATATACTTAGAACATTTAGACCAGTACCTGGCAGAAGCATTACTATCTAAATGTAGCTGTCATCCTCACCACCATTACCATTGTTTGTTgctatgtgccagtcactgttctaGTAGGTGCTTGGGAtagcatgggcgcctgggtggctgtcaggcatccaactctcggttttggctcagagtcatgggatagagccctgagttggggctccccactcagcgggcaATCTGCTTGCGATACTCTACCCACTGCTCAAGGgcatgcatgcattctctctctctctcccttacaaataaataaatcttaaaaaaaaaaaaagagagagattttggaGATAACAGTGAACAAAATGTATCTGTGAAGGCTGGGAGGTGGGTCAGAGCAGCTGGACAGCCAGAATACCAtacccctgcctcctgcccccaacATGTGTTTTGAGCCTAGTGGATTCTCCCTGAACTTCCAAGGTCCAGTAAGAAGCTAATGAAATACTCACCGAGAGGTCATCTGGTGTGTAGAGAGTGCCATCATTTTTGTTTCCCTATAATTTGGGGTAGGGAGAAGAATCAGATCTTGGAGGGGGGAGCCTGACCCTTCCTCGAGCAtgccccctaccccctccctgcctgtctccAGTCTTTCCCCTCCGTCCTCCTCACCAGCATCTTCATGATGGCAACAAGGAAGTAGAAAGGCTCCCGAGGACAGAGGGGTGATCCTAAGCCTCCTAAGGGTCGTACCAGCAGGAGGATGGTCCAAAGTGACCACATGGGCACCCTGCCCACCGCCCAGGCTTTCTCTGGTCCCAGCCCAGCATCCTGGAAGCAAGAATTACAGAGAGCTAGTTAGAAGACTAAAGTCCCGGACCTCTTCCTGCCCAGCTCCACTCAACCCAGATACTCAGGGAATGTTCTCCAATAGCCCCGTGGGAAGATGGTCATCCTACAGCAGGGTGGGTCCAGGTCAGAGGGTTCCCTGAcacctctcccccaacccccacaggaAGATATGAGACTCAGCAAAGCTGGGAGTTATCAGCCCAGAGAGACTAGAGGATTTGGGGAAGTCCcatcccaaccccctccccaacagGTCCATAAGGCAGTACCGAGTGTGTGAGTGCTTGAATCCCGCCGCCTGTCTTCTCATTGGAAAACACCCCTGCTAGGCTCTATCTGTGTTTGCAGGTGCATATTTGGGGGTCTTTGCTCTCCTTTCTACTTCTAATTCTGTATCAAGTATTCCATATTTCAAATATCTTGGAATCTCCATGCTTCCATGTACCTGTCCGTCTTCTTTCTCTGAgggctggcctctctgcctccgAATCGCCGCCACTTGTGTTTTCTGGGTCATTCTGTGATTGACCCTGTGtctatcttctttctcctcttctccattGGCCccttctttgtccttttccttcATGTGTGCCTGTCTCTCTTGTGCTGTGTATCTGTCTGTATGGCCCCCCCCAAGTCAGCCTCTGGGGGCCCCCTCCcttcacttctccctctcttaccctTTTGGAGCTAGACTCTGGGCTGGAGGATCCTCCCTCCCGCCACAGACCCGCCCAGCAACCTCCACCCCATCGCCACCTTCCAGGCACAAGGTGAGTCACCATGGTCCTTTGAACTTTGGACCTCTGACTCAGGGCTGCCAGAGAAGCTGAAGAAACTGTGGGCTCTCTGCAGGTCTGAGAGAGAAACCTTTTGGCTGGGACCCTAAGGAGTATCCTGAGTTTGGGGGAGCAAAGGGGCAACTCAATCCTGAGGTTCCTCAGATGGGATGGGGGGGGATACTGGGGATAGAGAACTCTGTGGGGGAGAAGCCTGGAGAGTAGGATGAtttgcagggggaggggatgaAGAGATGATTTGAAAGACCCTGGAGAAAGAGGGATTCTAGGGTGGGGACCCTCAAGGGGGGCATTCTGGAGGGTGGGATTCTAAGGAGTGGAAAATCAAGGGGAAGCCAGCTGCTGGCAAGAGGAGGctctgaaaggaaaagaattcttaGGAAATGTAGATTTTGAAGGAGGGGGCTCTGAAAGCGAGAGAGATTTTGTGAAAAGGGGATTCTAACGGGGCTGTTCTGGGAAAGGTGGATTGCGGGCAGAAGTAGATTCTGGGACTCTTGAATGGAGAAAGATTCTGGGAAAGAGGAAGTCTGGGTGAGGGCTCTGAAGAGTGAGATTCTGGGAGAagactttaaaaggaaggaaattctggtgAAAGGTGGATTCTGAGGGGCGCTAAAAGTTAAGATTCTGGGAGATGATTCTCGGAGGAGTTGGTTCGGAATCCGGAATTTGTAAATCCTGACTTCCTGCTGTGGGTTCTGACGGAGAAGGATTTGGGGAGAAGGGTGTCCACAGGGCAGGATGGAGTTCACAGAGTATGGTCAGTGCTAGGGGTAAAAAGAGCCTCTTTAGACGAGGGTAAGAATCGATTTTAGGGCGGAGGGAGATTATCAAAGAGCTGAATGCAAAAGAACCAGCGATGGCCAGCGAGGACCGAGAATGTGAAGAACAGCCCGCCCTCGCCCTTCGTCCGCGATTGCACCCCGCACACGTCAGGTCCCGCCTCCTCCGGTCCTGGGACCCACCTCGTCGCCACTATTCCGAAGTCCAGCCCTCTGGCCGCAATATGAGCCGTAAAACGCTCTCCCGTCGCGACACTGCACTCAGAGCGCCTGCGCAGACCCTGAAAAGCGGCCAGGGAGGcccctcattttccttttccgGTTGCAGCGCCTCGCGGTAAGGAGTTGTGGCCTACGTTCCAGCCATGCCGTCCAAGGGTCCTCTGCAGTCCGTGCAGGTCTTCGGTCGCAAGGTAGGCCGGGTGCCTGataagaggggcagagggagaccgGGGTTGGCTGGGGCCTTCGGGCAGGTTCTGAGGTCGACATAGAAGCGGGGGACCGAGGCTCACGTGGCTCCGCTCTTTCTCCCTCGCTTTCCGCAGAAGACAGCCACAGCCGTGGCGCACTGCAAACGGGGCAACGGCCTCATCAAGGTGAATGGGCGGCCCCTGGAGATGATCGAACCCCGCACGCTACAATACAAGGTGCTGGCATTGAGGGTGGGCGTTCGGGTTGAGTGGAGggctttagagagagagatgtttaAATAAATGGGTTCTTGGCAATCCTTGGTCTTGGAAGCTGAGGAATCTGGTATCAACAATGGGATGTTTAGAAGCTGAGTTGGGGACAGAAAAAGGGTCATTTGggatttggggggcgcctgggtggctcagtcattaagtgtctgccttcagctcaggtcatgatcccaggctcctgagatcgagctccccATCGGTctgtctgcttggtgggaagcctgcttctccctctcccactccccctgcttgtgttccctctctcgctatgtttctctctgtcaaatctttaaaaaggaaaaagggcatTTGGAGATGGAGTTGGATTTTCAGGGGGTTCAGATATTGTGATTAAAGTGGACAGAGTGAAAACTTGGAGATTAAAAGGGTGACTTCAAAAATGggacatttggggtgcctgggtggctcagtgggttgggcctctgccttcgtctcaggtcatgatcccagagtc
This region includes:
- the LOC116578752 gene encoding uncharacterized protein LOC116578752; translated protein: MKEKDKEGANGEEEKEDRHRVNHRMTQKTQVAAIRRQRGQPSEKEDGQDAGLGPEKAWAVGRVPMWSLWTILLLVRPLGGLGSPLCPREPFYFLVAIMKMLGNKNDGTLYTPDDLSVCPAETLGCFRLELSVIQFEEGPSLGIAVFRLQRLLDALGSRLWVTGQGPCPPCEGHPQRPVPLFLAKLLELLQGACARHRPSA